A window of the Bradyrhizobium ottawaense genome harbors these coding sequences:
- a CDS encoding (2Fe-2S)-binding protein: MTSFHINGRPIATDVEEDTPLLWVIRDLIGLTGTKFGCGIGMCGACTVHVGGRPTRSCITPLRAVAGAEITTIEGLSPTGQHPLQKAWIDLQVPQCGYCQAGQLMQAASLLKDFPTPTDQDIDAVMTGNLCRCMTYVRIRKAIKQAAAEMRKELTNG; encoded by the coding sequence ATGACCTCGTTTCACATCAATGGCCGTCCGATTGCGACCGACGTAGAGGAAGACACTCCGCTATTGTGGGTCATCCGTGATTTAATTGGTCTTACCGGCACGAAATTCGGATGCGGAATAGGCATGTGCGGCGCCTGTACCGTGCATGTCGGCGGGCGTCCGACCCGTTCCTGCATCACACCACTCCGCGCAGTGGCTGGCGCCGAAATCACGACGATCGAGGGACTCAGTCCAACAGGGCAGCATCCGTTGCAAAAGGCCTGGATCGACCTTCAAGTGCCGCAATGCGGCTACTGCCAGGCTGGTCAGCTCATGCAGGCCGCATCTCTATTGAAGGACTTCCCGACACCAACCGATCAGGACATCGACGCGGTAATGACCGGCAATCTTTGCCGTTGCATGACGTATGTCCGCATTCGCAAAGCTATCAAACAGGCTGCTGCCGAAATGCGTAAGGAGCTCACCAATGGCTAA